DNA from Caldisericum sp.:
TAAACAACAGTTCTATCAATTGTTCCTTGAATGAAAAATTCCTTTGCTGGGAAATGGGCATCTTGCAAAATATTTAACTTACTATCGAAATAAATTACATGGAATTCTTCTTCAGGTTTATCACCAAACTTCTCTATGCAATAGTCTGCAATATTATCTAAAGATTCAGGAACAGAAACATCTAATAACTTCTGCTTTCTATATATTGCATTCAATTCGCGTACGAGTTTGAGCAAGACAACAAACTTGTCTTTAATAAATGGCACAGTCTGTAATTCTTCCTCTGATGCATCAAATATACCCTTTATTGAACCAAATTTACTTATTAGTTCCTTTGCAATAGGCTTTACATCTGCTTGAGGAATCACATAAGTTAACAAAAGCTCAACAATTTCGTATTCCTGTAGAGATTCGGGTCCGCCTTTTACAAACCTCTCTCTTAGTCTTGTCCTATGCCCTAAGTAGTGCTTTTCGTTATCAAAAGTTTTTCCCATTTTATTCCAAGTAAAA
Protein-coding regions in this window:
- a CDS encoding RadC family protein, which produces MGKTFDNEKHYLGHRTRLRERFVKGGPESLQEYEIVELLLTYVIPQADVKPIAKELISKFGSIKGIFDASEEELQTVPFIKDKFVVLLKLVRELNAIYRKQKLLDVSVPESLDNIADYCIEKFGDKPEEEFHVIYFDSKLNILQDAHFPAKEFFIQGTIDRTVVYPRAIIERGIKAYGMVLAHNHPNGKLEPSNPDINITKVIDIAAKSVGMLLYDHLIVSSNGYLSFRKEGLI